The following are from one region of the Roseobacter fucihabitans genome:
- a CDS encoding ABC transporter substrate-binding protein produces MFLKKIALAGAFSLMGGAAFAACSYENTVPIKSLSAGFEAWKAVTDAMAECGNFQAELDQEFRTKQPAAFEANPSLYQIGGVSNGTITPLINAGTIRPLDDLVAKYGQNLTPNQLIRINGEIMAVAMMVNTQHLMYRSDILADLGIEVPTSWDEVYAAAEKIQAAGVVDYPLGATMKSGWNIAQEFVNMYPGFGGKFFNDDNTAAVNSEAGLQALATMQKALAFTDPEVLVSDSTYVQQQFQQGKIAMANLWASRAGAMDDAAESQVVGKVAMAAAPTAVAGGAPATTLWWDGIVIAKNISDEEADAAFRLAMEGLDAETVQGANEAAIWLVQGYEPTDIAAGAIATAMATPAPPAYPSTTQMGLMHTALGNELPAFLTGDRDAEATLVAIEEAYTTSAKEAGVLK; encoded by the coding sequence ATGTTTTTGAAGAAAATCGCACTGGCGGGGGCGTTTTCGCTCATGGGCGGGGCTGCATTTGCAGCCTGTTCATATGAGAATACCGTGCCGATCAAATCGCTGTCGGCAGGCTTTGAAGCCTGGAAGGCCGTCACGGATGCTATGGCCGAATGTGGAAATTTCCAGGCCGAACTGGATCAGGAATTTCGTACGAAACAGCCTGCCGCCTTTGAGGCGAACCCATCGCTTTATCAAATCGGAGGTGTCTCAAACGGGACGATCACGCCGCTGATCAATGCCGGAACAATCCGTCCGCTTGACGATCTGGTCGCCAAATATGGCCAGAACCTGACGCCGAACCAATTGATCCGCATTAACGGCGAGATCATGGCCGTCGCCATGATGGTGAATACGCAGCATTTGATGTACCGCTCTGACATTCTGGCCGATCTTGGCATTGAGGTGCCGACAAGTTGGGACGAGGTATATGCCGCGGCGGAAAAGATCCAGGCGGCAGGCGTGGTCGATTACCCGCTGGGGGCAACGATGAAATCCGGGTGGAATATCGCCCAGGAATTCGTGAACATGTATCCGGGTTTTGGCGGGAAGTTCTTCAACGATGACAATACGGCGGCGGTGAATTCCGAGGCGGGTTTGCAGGCGCTGGCGACAATGCAGAAGGCGCTCGCCTTTACCGATCCCGAAGTGCTGGTAAGCGACTCCACCTATGTGCAGCAGCAGTTTCAACAAGGCAAGATCGCCATGGCGAACCTCTGGGCAAGCCGTGCCGGTGCGATGGATGATGCCGCTGAAAGCCAGGTTGTCGGCAAGGTCGCCATGGCCGCAGCACCCACGGCCGTTGCGGGCGGCGCGCCCGCGACGACGCTCTGGTGGGACGGTATCGTGATCGCCAAGAACATCTCAGATGAAGAGGCCGACGCGGCTTTCCGCTTGGCCATGGAAGGGCTGGACGCGGAGACCGTGCAGGGCGCAAATGAAGCGGCGATCTGGCTGGTGCAGGGCTACGAGCCCACGGACATCGCCGCAGGTGCGATTGCCACAGCGATGGCAACACCCGCGCCACCGGCCTATCCCTCGACCACGCAGATGGGTCTGATGCACACGGCGCTTGGCAACGAACTACCTGCCTTTTTGACCGGAGATCGTGACGCAGAGGCGACATTGGTGGCCATTGAGGAAGCCTATACGACCTCCGCCAAGGAAGCGGGTGTCTTGAAATAA
- a CDS encoding ABC transporter ATP-binding protein, with translation MAEIQLRNINKRWGSFVGVDNFDLTIADQEFLVLLGPSGCGKTTTMRMIAGLEDATEGEIIIDGKVVNDLDPKDRDVAMVFQSYGLYPNMNVYDNIRFPLKVRKVPENEHDERVRRASAMVELDEFLHRKPAELSGGQRQRVALARAIVREPNVFLMDEPLSNLDAKLRVSTRAQIKNLSHELKVTTVYVTHDQIEAMTLADRVVVMKQGKVQQVGTPTDIYDHPANTFVASFIGSPAMNLMDGTLSGGTFSGDKVSIAGLPGADGPVTLGFRAEDATLAEGSAGQIMAPIYTIELLGDATMLTVRAGGQLVSVKAHKEFRAKIGDMISFNVPVAICHLFDKESGTRIDAT, from the coding sequence ATGGCCGAAATTCAACTGCGAAACATCAACAAGCGGTGGGGTAGCTTTGTCGGGGTGGACAATTTCGACCTCACGATTGCAGACCAGGAATTCCTCGTGCTGCTCGGTCCTTCGGGATGCGGCAAGACGACGACGATGCGGATGATTGCGGGTCTTGAGGACGCCACAGAGGGTGAGATCATCATTGATGGTAAGGTGGTCAACGATCTGGACCCAAAGGACCGCGATGTCGCTATGGTGTTCCAATCCTATGGCCTTTACCCGAACATGAATGTTTACGACAATATTCGTTTTCCGCTGAAGGTCCGGAAAGTACCGGAAAACGAACATGACGAGCGGGTCCGCCGGGCCTCCGCCATGGTGGAGCTTGACGAATTCCTGCACCGCAAACCGGCAGAACTTTCTGGAGGCCAACGCCAGCGAGTGGCCCTTGCGCGGGCGATTGTGCGTGAGCCCAATGTGTTCCTGATGGATGAGCCGCTTTCGAACCTTGACGCAAAGCTGCGCGTCTCCACACGCGCGCAGATCAAGAACCTCAGTCACGAGCTCAAAGTGACCACCGTTTATGTGACCCATGACCAGATCGAAGCCATGACGCTGGCCGACCGGGTTGTCGTGATGAAGCAGGGCAAGGTGCAGCAGGTCGGCACGCCGACAGATATTTACGATCACCCGGCAAATACATTTGTGGCCAGCTTTATCGGCAGCCCGGCGATGAACCTGATGGATGGCACGCTGAGCGGAGGGACATTCAGCGGCGACAAGGTGTCGATTGCGGGGTTGCCGGGCGCAGACGGCCCAGTGACGCTTGGGTTTCGGGCCGAAGATGCGACCCTGGCCGAAGGCAGCGCGGGTCAGATCATGGCACCAATCTACACCATCGAGCTTCTGGGCGATGCGACGATGCTCACGGTGCGCGCCGGCGGGCAGTTGGTGTCGGTCAAAGCACATAAGGAGTTTCGCGCCAAAATCGGGGATATGATCTCGTTCAACGTGCCGGTCGCGATCTGTCATTTGTTCGACAAGGAGAGTGGGACGCGCATCGACGCGACCTGA